gacgatgtgcagaacccatgagtcagtcatgccagctcaaggtcaaggtcacaacttagggtcaaatgtttgaaccttccattttgtgtccgctctatatctcctaaacagAAATACATGactttgttaatcccccgccgtggcggagggattataggaatggtctgcgtccgtccgtccgtgcccgcgaaatgatggttaagtgactgcataacggtactttctctttgatgtcattaaTTCCGTTCtatttatgtgactatttttctttttatatgactgttagaacaatagagaaaacaatgggggagtcacataaagaccgtttcgttagaacgtccgtccttccgtccgtccttctgtccgtccttccgtccgtaacaaaatcgtgtccggtccatatctcctaaaccccttgaaggattttcatcaaacttgggtcaaacgatcacctcatcaaggcgatgtgcggaacttatgagtcagccatgtcggctcaaggtcaatgtcacaactgaaggtcaaaggtttgagccttccatttcgtgtccgctctatatctcctaaaccccttgaaggaattttataaaacttgggtcaaatgattacctcatcaaaacaatgcgcagaaattatgagtcaaccatgccagctcaaggtcaaggtcacaactaagggtcgaaggtttgagccttccatttggtgtccactctgtatctccttaaccccttgaaggattttcatcaactttgggtcaaatgatcacctcgtcaagaactcatgagtcagccatgtcaactcaaggtcaaggtcacaactgaaggtcaaagatttcagctctgtatctcctaaaccccttgaaggattttcatgaaactttggtcaaatgatcacctcatcaagacgttgtgcagaattcatgagtgagtcagccatgtcagttcaaggtcaaggtcagcgctaaaatcaaaggttttaccctttccctatccatagcagtggcgggggatttagctgtctttcagactgccttgttttatatAGACTGAGATTCGTTATTTATTTATGGTATGCTAggagaaaatatacatttatgtgaATTGTCCATGTCTTTGAAATTGACATCAATATCCCTAGCGTTatcaaataatatatttctatgCACACCTTCTTAAAGTTGTCTTAAAAGAACAGCAAATGCACATTTAAATAACTACTTATAAGAAACATACTGGCAGATAAGCACGTTTTAAGGTTATGAATGTACAAAACTCGACAACTCGGTATAAGTCGCAGAAAGTCTAAAGGATATTTGGATAACAGGTACATGAAAGTATGTGGCCTAAAGACAGAGAAAAAAGGCATCAAGAAAAGcagtaataaaaaaatcattacaaGCGGACGTAGGAAGGCCGACAGGAACATGTGCCTATACCCAGactgatttttttatttggaattttaaacACTTATATTTCGAAATCCTGCACACATAGACATCGCtcattcaggtaacatttttgtttaaaatttcctTATTATTTGGCTGATTTTAATAATATGAAAGGCATCTTAGACAGAAAAACGAGTGCTTTGCTTGACACAAAACGTCTACCAGATGTATTTAATATCGAAGCCtatgataaaaatgtcatcttGGCTAcgataaacaaataacaaatgaaaaaaaaatgtcaaatattctTAGGAAAAGTTCGTAGAGCGATATTTTGATTTTCTCAATTCGAGTATGTACACAGGATAGTAAACAGGGAGATAACCCAGAAACATATTGCTGTAAATTTGAACATGTCTGTTCGTACGTACTGGACCGCTCTAATTAGATATAACTTTTGTTAAAACttaagaaattgtttaaatttaattttactgCAACGAATATTACAAAACTTAGTTGTAATTTAACGTGTTCATTAGCCCCACTTTTCGGAGAATGGTGGGGGGGGTTGGGAGTTATCCTACTCGCTTTCATGATTAACATTTtccagcaacctttgttttctatgttactattgcttatatcttatatCTTCACATAAACagtgtccagcatacaaacaaagtatgtgcaggggctgggcccattatacccaaggccaaggtcaccaaggtgttaaacttttgtttttcttaaggttaaagtttttcggcaacttttgttttcctgtcatatctttgttactattgcttatatcttactgtaactttacataaacactGGCCTGCATACAatcaaagtatgtgcaggggcttagcccattttacccaaggtcaaggtcaccaaggtgttatacttggaattattttcatgttaatttttcgaAAGCTTCTTTTATGGACATATCTTTGGTAccttaaaagataatgacttgaaattaaaagtatttcttgTATGTGTGGttataatccccataactctaattgtatttttgacagaattatgctcttTCCATacttaaagttgtttaaaatgtacctgtatcatcatcatctgcatgtgtggtaaatctgatttgtatttttgaccaaattatgcccctttcatacttaaatgttttgacaaacttCTTTTTCTGAACacaactttggtactatataagataatgacttgaaactcaagaTGTaattttaccatcatcatcagtaccccttccatacttgacctttaacccctctgagttCTAGGGTCATTtcatatcttggtgtatcttcctatTAAAGTAGAgttctcttattgagacatagattcattttactgtcaaatcgccgaaaagtggagcgcactgtcttaaggacagctcttgttttatgtccTGTAACCTCCAATGTTTTCAGGAACTAAAGGCAGGATGGAGATAGAGAAAATGCATAGATGGTTGGTTTTCCTATCAGCATGCATGGTTATGATAGTAACATTGGGATTTGTCCTCTCCTTTGGTGTATTATTGGTTGATTTCATCAATGTTTTCAACGCATCAAGATCCAAAGCGTCTCTGGTACAATCTGTGTTTATCGCCGTAAGTACGTGTTCTGGTAAGTACAATTCCTTTCCACCGTGGTACTATCAGTTGTGAAATCAAGTAAATAAGAAAATCCAATAAAAAAGCTGGGgaataaaatagtttaaaatctCTATCTCCATTTGGCAAAGATCACATAATATCTTATGATAACCAAAGATCTGTGTCTTAAGCAAGATGACACTACTTAGCAAATTGCACCTATCCTAAAGCGtttttaagaaatttcaaaacaagtttggAAAGAACAttgtttcagcaatttatgcACATTGGTCTCGTGATAGTGTGATGTTTACGGTATTATAGCAGAGGTGTTTAATTTCGTACCCaaagattgtttaaaaaaaaattgttgataaACGGTAAGAATACCGGAGACAATTATACAAATGCTTGAAAGAGATGGCATACGAATCAGGTTATCCGGATGTACTACAGAATTGCATGTTTAATGTTCATTTTAAGCTGTAACAAGTTTATTAATGTTGACATTAGAAATATTCCTAatgccacaccaaattgaaaagttttttatcggattttttttctgaaaaacatgaGGCGGGAgcgaaaaaaatgtttaaatatttgtttttgcttttgaggaaatcaggagcgagcgaagagcgaagaaatatatttgtcttgttgtGGCTCTCGATTAactaataaaaaacttaaaaaagaatgtatagccctttacattagaaataattcacCAGGGATTTGAAAAAACATGGGtatacattttggtttgggtacattttgaACTGCAGACCCACAACAAAGCGGACTCATGGAAAATAGTAGTAACATTGGCAGGTACgtagtacactgtaatcaaataatgtatacGTTTGAAAATGcagttagaaaatatgtaatatacaacaatacataagtctacaccaggagaaacaatcctgataactctgatttgaattaagacagagttatgccacttttaacttagatatttttggttaaggtttcaTATAACATCAaaatagctctgttactttaaaaGCTACTGACTGTTATGTcacttttactggcaaagctctaattaaaagtcaagcattgagaaaagtcgagcatgctgtcttacggccAGCTCCCTCTTGTTCCAACTTTAAACTTTCTTGacagattaaatttgttaaaacaaagtttcaattaaggtctgaaatggttaaggtgcattaacattattcaattctactcgaggactgaaaaaTTTGAAGCTTTAAATttgtctgaacacaactcataatgtaaattccatACCCTActcactttcgtataaaaatgcAGATCATTTTAACAGGAAAAACAGAAgacagaaaagtggcatgcatcagtATGTAtgtacccttaccaaaataatgtattttgatgttatcaaataaataagtgagtgttttcatccagttttcaattaATTAAGTCTGATTTTAGTATCAAATCAACTTGGTAAACATTGGATGAAAATGGCGTAattgcataaggggaaataattgtAATGCAACTAAATCGAAGTGTCCTAATATATTATAGACGAAATGTATTAATtgtgatgaaattacattttagaacaatcttggactggaattataagcatttgtgcactgttacgtccgtaaaaagtagcgcaccaaaaaattttgccttgaattttttcaatgtggtgaaaaaaaatgtgtgtttctgaaaatatacgggCGGCAAATCCagtgaacaactttttaatttggtgtggcctaaagtAAAAAGTGATGAGATGTATTTTTAAACGTGTATATTTGCTATGCTGTATCGTGTTAAAATCATATCATTAACCATTATTCTAGTTTGGAATTTTAAATCGTTGTACAGGTCTATTTGTTGGCCCTATAATGCAGAAATGTGGAATGAAGAAAGCTGGCTGTCTTGGATCAGTATTGATATCAACGGGACTTATCATTTCTTTCTTCGCTAattccattccatattttgttgtTTCGACTGGAGTTGTAACaggtttattatttttataaacttttaaaagtgCTCATTTCTTTCTTCGCTAATTTATTTCCATGTTTTGTTCATTCAGTTGGAGTTGTAACAGGTTTGTTCTTTATAAGAATTTAAAACTTCTAACACACcatcttagctcagtagggagagcgcagatctatcgATCCcttggcgaggcgtatgtttttcgtgacgatttgataaaagacactgcgTCTTAAATCATTTGTATTCCACCTGTGCTTGATTtgagagaagttggcagttacttgcggagaacagagtTCCTGGAACAGGATCCAGGACAACCGTTAAacgacagaaatactgttgaaaagcaaacgaaaaataaaagaacttgagtttttgtttctaaactatgctaaaattacaaaatgaaGAAATAACATGCCTAAGTCGGGAATTGAACCCGGCCCGCTTCGGCAATGGTAACTTTCCTGCGTTCTTGACAAATACATCACGTAAAATACGCAGTAAGCTGTTGTTAAATATGAAGCTTTATAATTAAAATTGTTTCCCTCCAGTAACCCGTTACGGTGCTTTTCAACTCAGAATAACATTGTTGTTCATaattttatttaacctttagcctgctgatggcaagtgattctgcctttgcgaccagtgcagaccaagatcaacctgcacatccgtgcagtctgatcatggtctgcactgttcgctattcagtcagtaaattttcagtgaacaccccttcaaaaaaGAAATGGTACTGCCGAAATTTAATGAtgaaacagtccattttagagatttagcagggtaaaggcgGCCGTTTTCAGCctatgagaaaaaaaacaaggaccAATTTGTTCTGTAAACAATTTAGTCAAGTTTTAATTCAGTGACTGTGTTTAGGTCTCAAACATATCTAGCTGGTGGCTGAATATTGCACAAATAAAAAGTCAATAAAGATTCCGTGCAGTTGCAGTTGCAGTTGCATAAGTTATCAGGATCAGTGAAGCGCACGTGTACGACCTCATTTCTGAGAAAGAATAGATGCTGAACTACTTTATATCAATTTAAACAAAGATTATAATGCATAGTATTTGTTTCATATATCCTTAATGTTACAGTGAAACCTCTTCttagaaatatttgtaaattcaataaaatgaatatttatgaaattgaCTTGTATAacattgtttcaaaattttatgtttaaatatttgaatatttgaaaaatacagacagTTTATTCTTGCCTGCGTCATATCTTTTTTAAACTGCGCGTAGAAACAACGGTATATTTGTTTGCGCCTAAATAGTTACAGAAAAAGTCACGCGGTTTAATCACAATGATATTGAGCAATATTGtacataatatttttatcacaATAGGTAGAGACTTACTcaaagccctctttacacaagggaaacaatctgtttatatagtgaaattgttgagtgaacaccgtttgttaatcctaatcctgtccatgttataccagtgcaatggaaaagtaacctgtctatgttaaatgctatgcatgataacacagtcatgcatctaacagtcctgaaattgatttctttgattttctcatatttctagatattttccaatactttgacgcatatatatgggtagtagagattgttctctttccagcagtagcctttacaacatattttaccttgtgaaattctgtgggttttgactttttcaaaacatttgtctgtttgttgacacattttaccataaaaatgtcaacatttCCCCCAGGGCATCATTTTATTgaatctttacatagttttctgttcagattgctaatccatttggcaattatgcatgctttttccctgcctagaggtaaaaagttcATAGTTTGCATGCGGgtctaggtcaatagccacctgaGCCTACCATAAAgccttagcggagttgtctccattttttccaaatattttacccagtattttttctttcagctcaaataactctttttcagaaaatgatattttaagaatattttcagttTACGTACTTTCATGCAGTAAActataaatatatctaaaatagatagttcctacttggAGTTTGTATTTTGGTTACACTGCCTAGAGTAGGTAAGAATTCAATTCTAGAATAGTAAATATGCCACGCTTTAATGGGATGTGCAAGGAACATTAGTattaagaataaattttctcCCTGTAATATAGCTTGCAAGAAGGGTTATAAGATTTCGTAGAAGAGAAGGTCAttattttatttagtattttgttaaattgttaagcgtttcattcatttaaaaaagtgTTATAAAGTAACTATGTTAAGACACATGCTTTGAAAAATGAAGACTGCTGTTCGGCTTTCCAGTTGGAGTAATATTTCGTCTAAcggaaaatttgaatttaaatgtctTATCTGCTTCGCAGGTCTTCTTTTATAATATCTATTCAAAGTTTACATAGGTGTTTTCGATTTGCAGCTTTGGGTGTAGGTTTCCTGTTTGTCGTGTCTTACGCCGCTGTTGGGCACCACTTCACCGAGAAAACAGCACTGATTCTACTGTCAATAGTAAACGCAGTTTCTGGACTAGGAGGAATGTTGTTTCCGTTTATCCTCGCATACTTCAGGTTCTATATTTATGTCCTTCTCAAATGCAATTACCCTAACGAGTTGTGAATATAAGAATTGTTTCCATTTTGAACGTTGATTTCGTATAgactttaaaataacaatatattaatgtaataaagtatttcattGATTAAGAAGTCAGCTATTAACAGAATATCGCATCGAAcacctgtaaatatataattatgtgtgtGATTTGTTCTAACAGTTTCGGTAACGGCCAGGGATAAAATGCATGTTAGTGCTTTACCTAGCGGGTTAGTGCTTTACCTAGCGGGGATACCCTATTATCTTCAATTGCTCGTGACTGAAACATTTTGGTAGGGGAAGTTTTAAGTTTAGTGTTCACCACTACTCAGAGGTTCTTTTACCATTCAATGCTCAAAAGTAGTACTCACAATATCCTTTTCCTCTACATTATCCACTGTGTTCACTCTCCATGTATATTGTGTAAATGTTAATTGCGTACATATCCGTTGGCTGGTGATTTCAGGAGGCTGAATTTGAAAGAACTCTCAAAATCGAGCGTTTTAAACACCTCATAGGTATTTCGCCACTTTCTGTTTTAAGACGTCGCCCCAGTATGTTCCTCTCTCTGTGTTCTTCAtgctgttaaaatgttttcatgtcTATGATTTGTGTTCATGTAAGTCGTTTACGCATGCGCATACCAATGTAGGCTAACCTTGGCTATTCATATTCTATATCTATCCTTGTTTCATTTGCACGTCTATCGAAaaaatgacaaacaaaatagTTGGGTCACATCGCTGTATTGCAAAAGAATCTTctttacaataaaacaaaatgcTTATTTCTGTTCCCTTTCTTTAGATATTGTTCTTTTAGATTTCTTAACCAATCATAAATGACATCACACACAAGTTTTTGTCTACACATTTAATGACTTCTAACGCTATTTTAATTTATGAATATCAATACGAATAATTAAATTTCCTTCAGTTAAACTGGAAAAAGTACTagtaatgtattttgaaaatactgcaattttcagtgaaacatttgGCTTACGTGGAACTCTTCTGCTGAGTGGTGGTATTGTCATGAATACTATTCCCGCTGCTTTACTTTGGACGCAACCTGAACACATTCTGCCTAAGAACCGAAGGAAGAAGGGAAAAACAAATAATGCATACACCTCAGAAGAAACTGAATCTAGAACAGAAGACAGAGTGCAAAATGATTACAAGAATGAAATTGTACCGAGGCATGGTGAAACGgtagaaattaaaaaagtaaaatatatgcaaaatactgAGCACGGACTTTTAAGAAGCATCAAACTCCTTTTCAAagataaatgtttcattttatttgtactAGGAATGGCTCTTGCATATCCACCTATTATGTTGCTGATAACGTTTATTGTAGATGTATTTACCGATTCAGGTCTTTCTCAAACAGATGCCAATTTTGGACTTCTACTAATGAACGCGTTCAGTATCGGTGGACGCTTACTTCCAGGGCTCTTATTGCAGTCAAGGCATATTAGTTCTTTGATGGTTCCAGCATTCGCGAGCATAGTAACAGGTGTCTGTATGGCAGGCTTAATTTTGGTTAGGTCTTTGTCCTTAAAGCTTGTCTTCTCTAGCGTTGTTGGAATACCATTAGGTATTTTCGTGTCGTGTTTTAGTGTGACAAATTTAGACATCGTTGGCCCATCCCAGTTGGGTAACGCATCTGGATTAACTCTTACAGCAAGCGGATTGGTCAGCATTGCAGCCGGGCCAGTCAGTGGTAAGTAAATATCAGTCAGTATGA
This Mercenaria mercenaria strain notata chromosome 17, MADL_Memer_1, whole genome shotgun sequence DNA region includes the following protein-coding sequences:
- the LOC123536465 gene encoding monocarboxylate transporter 12-like isoform X1, yielding MEIEKMHRWLVFLSACMVMIVTLGFVLSFGVLLVDFINVFNASRSKASLVQSVFIAVSTCSGLFVGPIMQKCGMKKAGCLGSVLISTGLIISFFANSIPYFVVSTGVVTALGVGFLFVVSYAAVGHHFTEKTALILLSIVNAVSGLGGMLFPFILAYFSETFGLRGTLLLSGGIVMNTIPAALLWTQPEHILPKNRRKKGKTNNAYTSEETESRTEDRVQNDYKNEIVPRHGETVEIKKVKYMQNTEHGLLRSIKLLFKDKCFILFVLGMALAYPPIMLLITFIVDVFTDSGLSQTDANFGLLLMNAFSIGGRLLPGLLLQSRHISSLMVPAFASIVTGVCMAGLILVRSLSLKLVFSSVVGIPLGIFVSCFSVTNLDIVGPSQLGNASGLTLTASGLVSIAAGPVSGYIRDATGSYVIVFLACAGIQLIATSLFVSAMYYRKDSKSSASRKTSVFYITKM
- the LOC123536465 gene encoding monocarboxylate transporter 12-like isoform X2; this translates as MEIEKMHRWLVFLSACMVMIVTLGFVLSFGVLLVDFINVFNASRSKASLVQSVFIAVSTCSGLFVGPIMQKCGMKKAGCLGSVLISTGLIISFFANSIPYFVVSTGVVTALGVGFLFVVSYAAVGHHFTEKTALILLSIVNAVSGLGGMLFPFILAYFSETFGLRGTLLLSGGIVMNTIPAALLWTQPEHILPKNRRKKGKTNNAYTSEETESRTEDRVQNDYKNEIVPRHGETVEIKKVKYMQNTEHGLLRSIKLLFKDKCFILFVLGMALAYPPIMLLITFIVDVFTDSGLSQTDANFGLLLMNAFSIGGRLLPGLLLQSRHISSLMVPAFASIVTGVCMAGLILVRSLSLKLVFSSVVGIPLGIFVSCFSVTNLDIVGPSQLGNASGLTLTASGLVSIAAGPVSATKRQTSL